The window CTTCGTCACCACCTTCGCGGCGATCATGACCTGGCTCGCCTACACATTCATCCTCGTGCCGCTCGGACTGGAGTACCTTTACACACTCTCGTTCATCCTCATCATCGCGGCTCTCGTGCAGTTCGTCGAGATCGTGCTCAAAAAGGTGATGCCGGCCCTTTACAAATCGCTCGGCATCTTCCTGCCGCTGATCACGACAAACTGCGCCGTTCTCGGCGTCGCGGTCATCAACATGAACGAAAAGTACACGCTCGTTGAGTCGATCGTCAACGCCCTCGGCTCCTCGGCCGGCTTCCTGCTCGCGATCGTCCTCATGGCCGGAATCCGCGAGCGCATTGAGATGAGCACGGAGATGCCGCGCTGCCTGCGCGGTCTGCCGATCGCCCTTGTAACAGCGGGGCTCATGTCGATCGCCTTCATGGGCTTCAACGGGCTCATCAAATAGGGAGGGACGCTTAAAATGAATGGAATGATCTATCCCGCGCTCGTAATGGGAGGCCTTGGCGTCGTCTTTGGCAGCCTCCTGGCCTTCGCCTCAAAAAAATTCTATGTCGAAGTCGACCAGCGTCAGACCGATATCCGCGCGCTGCTGCCGGGCGCAAACTGCGGCGGATGCGGTTTCCCCGGATGTGACGGCTACGCGGAGGCCTGCGCCTCCGGCGCGGCAAAGCTCACCCTCTGCGCCGCCGCGGGCCCCGAAGTCGCGGCGAAGATCGCCGAGATCATGGGCGTGGCCGCCGAATCAGCTGAGCCACAGGTTGCATTTGTGAAGTGCCAGGGTTCCCTGGGTAAAACAGTGAAGGACTGCGTCTATCAGGGAGCAGAAGACTGCCGCGAGGCGGCCGTCGTTCCCGGCAAGGGACCCTCGTCGTGCACCTACGGCTGCATGGGCTTCGGGACCTGCGTAAAGGTCTGCGCCTTCAACGCTATCAAGGTCGTTGACGGACTCGCCGTCGTGGACCGCGAGAAATGCGTCGGCTGCGGCACCTGTGCCGCGGAATGTCCCCGCGGGGTCATCGCCATGGTACCGAAGAAGTCAAAGGTGCAGGTCGCCTGCAGCAATCCGCTCAAAGGTCCGTTCGTGAAAAAGGTCTGCTCCGTGGGCTGCATCGGCTGTACGCTCTGCGTGAAGGCCTGCCCCAAAGAGGCGATCGAGATGAAGGGCAGCCTCGCCGTGATTGACGCAGGTAAATGCGTGAACTGCGGCCTCTGTGTCTCAAAATGTCCGGTCAAGGCCATTGCCGACGCCAGACCGCCGAGGCCGGCTCCGGCTCCGACACCAGCGGCGCAGTAAGCTCAGCGCTTAAACCGGGACAAGCCGCTGTCACGTAAATCAGATAGCTGCAGTTACGATGTATTTGGGGCCGCAGTTTCAGACCGGATAAAATAATACTATAACGACAGACGGCACAGATTTCACTGTGCCGTCTATCGTTTGGTTCCCTCGCGGACGCCGCACGGTGAGAGCAAATTTACACAGATATAATTACAGTCAAACAGTCGTCATACGCTGCCGAACGGCTTTGCCCAGCTCGCAGGACCTCGTCTGCATCAGCTACGGCCAGCAGATAGATGTCGCGGAAGACATACTCCGCGGGGAAGATCAGGTTGCTTCTGTCCAGCAGCGTATTCATCTGTCCCGACATCCCGTAAAAACAGACGGCGTGGCAAAGGCCAGCACCTCGGAGCATCCTTTCTGTTATTAAGATATAGGAAAGCGTGCATAACATTAAATACCTATATTAACGCATATATACGTTCAAAGCAGATTAAGAAGGCCAATCTTTTATCTTAAAAAAACACGAAAAGAGCCGCCGTCGTTCTATTTAACGAAGGCGGCTCTCATATATGATTAAAGCTTATCCATATAAAAATATGCCTGACGGGTATCTGTGATTTTAAAAGGACGGTACGGGAAATAACATATCCCGCTTATGGCCGTCAGAGTCTATTTATCCAGCGGCGGCAACGGCTTTATCTCCTCGTCATCTTTGAATTCTGTTTTCTGCCCATCTACCTTATCATCCAGCCAGCCCTCAACTCGGTCATAGATCGCGTCCGACCAGCTGGGGTTCTGCCACATTTTTTTCTTCGCCGTCGTCGAAAGGCAGCCGCACATCATCGCCCCAAAGTAGAAATAGGGGTGATGGGTGGCAAGCGCGATGCCAAAAAAGATAAAACACAATGACGCAAAAAGATCTCTGTAAAACATTTTTTCGTCCTTTTCTTCCATTATCGCTTATCATATTATAGCCGCTTGCCCTCAATAAAAAAAGCTCCCGCCCCAGGGAAAACTAGTCAAATCTAAACAATAACATTGAACAGCCCACAATGCGGGGCGGCGGTTTTTCATGCGTTTGTCCTGGCTCACGCCCGCATTCGCCGGCCATAAAAAATGCCGCCGGCAGCAAACGTGCCGGCAGCATCTCTCTGTTTTTTGATATCTTTCGGCTGCCGTATCTTACCAGGGAATACCGAGGATGACGTGCGGCAGGAAGAGGACGAGCTTCGGGATATAGGCGGTAACGAGAAGTACAGGAATCCAGCAGAGCACCATGAAGGTGAGTGCCGGTTTCATTATCTCGTTGATAGAGGCGCCCCCGACACGCCCGCTGAGGTAAAGTACCGGCGCCGCTGGCGGCGTGATACATCCGAGAGCCGTGTTGACGCCGACGACCGCCGCATAGTGGACCGGATTGATGCCCAGCTCCATGATGATCGGGAGCAGGATCGGCGTGGTCAGAACGACAACGCTGATGTCGTCCATGAGCATTCCCATGAGGACAAGGAATATATTGATCATGAACATGATTACCCATTTGTTCGTCGAGATCGAATAGAAGAGGTAAAGCACCTTTCCGGGAAGGTCTTCAAGGATATAGAGCCTTGAGAGCATCGAGACGGAATAGAGCATTACCATGATGACGCCCGTCGTAATGGAACATTCCACTACGATCAGGTAGAGGCTCTTCCATGTAAGTCCCTTATAGACGAAAAGTCCGATCGGTATGCAGTAAAGGACTGCGAGGGCGGAGGCCTCGGTCGTCGTCATGATGCCGCCGTAGATACCTCCGAGGACCATTACGGGCATAAAGAGGGCGGGAATCGCGAGGCGTCCGCGCTCACGGAACATCTTCAAACGTTCCGCGCCGGTACGCTTCGTGGTAACGAAGACCTGTTTGTTGTCACGCAGCATCCAGACGTTGACGGCGGAGATCAGTATCGTGGTGACGATTCCGGGTCCGATCGTCGAGAGGAAGCAGGCGAGGACGGAGATGCCGCTGATCCAGGCAAAGATGATGAGCGTCGCGTTGGGGGGAATGAGCAGCCCCAGCAGCGAAGCGTTGGCCATCAGCGCGCAGGCGTGCCCCATCGGGTATCCACCCTGTTTGAAACGCGGGAACATAATCGCGCCGATGCAGGAGAGCGTAGCGCAGGCGGCGCCGCAGATAGAGCCGAATACCGCGCAGGAGACCGTACCGACGATGCCAAGTCCGCCCTTGATGTGGCCGACAAAGACATCGACCATGTCAATGAGCTTTTCTGCTATGCGTCCGCGCTCCATGATGCCGCCGGCAAGGATGAACATCGCGATCGCGATGAGCGAGACGGAGTTCATCTGTGTGAAGCCATAGGGAAGCAGCTGCGTCGCCTGATAGCCCTCCATATTCGGACCGCCGAAGAATATCAGCCAGGCGCAGGAGGCCATGAAGCTGACAGGCACGGGAACGCCGATGACGAGCGCTGAGATGAGTATTATAAGTGCTACATAAATCATTACTTTTTACCTCCAGAGAAGAGTATCTTTCCCGCTCTGATCATGTCCCACATGAAATAGTACGACATTGAAACAAGACCAAGGAATATCGACAGATAAGCTGTCCAGAGGGGTATTCTCCAGGCAACCGTACGCGGAAGCGCGACGCCGGTCCCCAGAGGGCCGAGAAATCCGAAGATAAGGTAGTCCCAGCCATACTTTGTAAAAAGAAGGGTCACTCCAAGCGTTATAACGGTCTTTATGAAAATCAGGAGCCTCTTGATAACTCCCTCCTTAACATAAGACTGGACAAGGTCGGCGGAGACGTGCGTGCCGGCGAAGGCGCCATATCCGGCCCCCATAAAAT is drawn from Cloacibacillus porcorum and contains these coding sequences:
- the rsxA gene encoding electron transport complex subunit RsxA, whose product is MSLLALFISAIFVNNILLARFLGCCPFLGVSSQLETAKGMGVAVIFVTTFAAIMTWLAYTFILVPLGLEYLYTLSFILIIAALVQFVEIVLKKVMPALYKSLGIFLPLITTNCAVLGVAVINMNEKYTLVESIVNALGSSAGFLLAIVLMAGIRERIEMSTEMPRCLRGLPIALVTAGLMSIAFMGFNGLIK
- a CDS encoding RnfABCDGE type electron transport complex subunit B, producing the protein MNGMIYPALVMGGLGVVFGSLLAFASKKFYVEVDQRQTDIRALLPGANCGGCGFPGCDGYAEACASGAAKLTLCAAAGPEVAAKIAEIMGVAAESAEPQVAFVKCQGSLGKTVKDCVYQGAEDCREAAVVPGKGPSSCTYGCMGFGTCVKVCAFNAIKVVDGLAVVDREKCVGCGTCAAECPRGVIAMVPKKSKVQVACSNPLKGPFVKKVCSVGCIGCTLCVKACPKEAIEMKGSLAVIDAGKCVNCGLCVSKCPVKAIADARPPRPAPAPTPAAQ
- a CDS encoding TRAP transporter large permease; the protein is MIYVALIILISALVIGVPVPVSFMASCAWLIFFGGPNMEGYQATQLLPYGFTQMNSVSLIAIAMFILAGGIMERGRIAEKLIDMVDVFVGHIKGGLGIVGTVSCAVFGSICGAACATLSCIGAIMFPRFKQGGYPMGHACALMANASLLGLLIPPNATLIIFAWISGISVLACFLSTIGPGIVTTILISAVNVWMLRDNKQVFVTTKRTGAERLKMFRERGRLAIPALFMPVMVLGGIYGGIMTTTEASALAVLYCIPIGLFVYKGLTWKSLYLIVVECSITTGVIMVMLYSVSMLSRLYILEDLPGKVLYLFYSISTNKWVIMFMINIFLVLMGMLMDDISVVVLTTPILLPIIMELGINPVHYAAVVGVNTALGCITPPAAPVLYLSGRVGGASINEIMKPALTFMVLCWIPVLLVTAYIPKLVLFLPHVILGIPW
- a CDS encoding TRAP transporter small permease; translated protein: MSIDEIKVEQTIPSDLEDIQPNVRPPKCLFDKITVSFYSIVCFVMSILLTVIISAATIMRYIFEMDLYGYEEWIKIFAFWLYFMGAGYGAFAGTHVSADLVQSYVKEGVIKRLLIFIKTVITLGVTLLFTKYGWDYLIFGFLGPLGTGVALPRTVAWRIPLWTAYLSIFLGLVSMSYYFMWDMIRAGKILFSGGKK